The following are encoded in a window of Drosophila simulans strain w501 chromosome 3L, Prin_Dsim_3.1, whole genome shotgun sequence genomic DNA:
- the LOC27208275 gene encoding uncharacterized protein LOC27208275: MISYMLAIDMILYLTLLSDFPLWTFLLFKLVLINRPLERIAVVLLNAVAKWFIYPYLKEWIDQEEAKLNSE; the protein is encoded by the coding sequence ATGATATCTTATATGCTGGCTATAGATATGATTCTATATTTAACGCTCTTGTCCGATTTTCCTCTATGGACTTTCTTGCTTTTTAAGTTGGTGCTTATCAATCGACCGCTGGAGAGGATTGCGGTGGTTTTGTTAAATGCCGTAGCCAAGTGGTTTATATATCCGTACTTGAAGGAATGGATTGACCAAGAGGAAGCGAAATTGAACTCGGAATAA
- the LOC6737223 gene encoding LOW QUALITY PROTEIN: TPR-containing protein DDB_G0280363 (The sequence of the model RefSeq protein was modified relative to this genomic sequence to represent the inferred CDS: substituted 1 base at 1 genomic stop codon), with product MAATTTAANKSPQHQQHRRQQHLQWSACIMIVVFGLFSMLAGNCVNGQIDGYTAGEDYPAYDAVPKGLAFNCQGRQPGYYADTETRCQVWHWCLHSGHQYSFLCPNGTVFNQAVRVCDWWSNVNCEGSEQLYQNNDELYRIPERQQQLNDVXYEADDEYKIGTANGTRQRGGRQRQFQKQQQQQQQQQQQHQALNSNTAIGGINSSNRIVDSSNYSKMTKNSFRGSMRFTTPSTNPQSSYSSSQQQQQQQQQKQHQKQHNSSRNSERKSKPSSVNHRDRDSNQTRSRNRTHNTPQSGKKNNSNSNSSRGKQRYNTNKFENDAELKDYKSKIKNKYNIDYDHSLDEEYEIIEAIE from the exons AtggcagccacaacaacagcagcgaacAAATCAccgcagcatcagcaacacaGACGGCAGCAGCATCTTCAGTGGAGCGCCTGCATTATGATAGTCGTGTTCGGACTGTTTTCGATGCTGGCCGGGAACTGTGTCAATGGG CAAATCGATGGCTACACAGCTGGTGAGGATTACCCCGCCTATGACGCCGTGCCAAAGGGTCTGGCCTTCAATTGCCAGGGTCGCCAGCCGGGCTACTATGCGGACACAGAGACGCGTTGTCAG GTCTGGCACTGGTGCCTCCACTCGGGCCATCAGTACTCCTTCCTCTGCCCAAATGGAACCGTATTCAACCAGGCCGTCAGGGTCTGCGACTGGTGGTCGAATGTGAACTGCGAGGGATCGGAGCAACTCTACCAGAACAACGACGAACTGTATCGCATCCCagagcgccagcagcagctgaatgATGTATGATATGAGGCCGATGATGAGTATAAGATTGGGACAGCAAACGGAACCAGACAGCGCGGCGGAAGACAGCGGCAATttcaaaagcaacagcaacagcagcagcagcaacagcagcaacatcaagcaCTCAACAGCAACACGGCAATCGGCGGAATAAACAGCAGCAATAGAATCGTAGATAGCAGCAACTACAGTAAAATGACCAAAAATAGCTTTAGAGGTAGCATGAGATTTACCACACCAAGTACCAATCCCCAATCGTCATACTCATCatcacagcagcagcagcaacaacaacaacagaagcaacatCAGAAGCAACATAATTCTAGTAGAAATAGCGAAAGAAAATCAAAGCCTAGTAGCGTTAACCATAGAGATAGGGATAGCAACCAAACTAGATCTAGGAACCGCACTCACAATACCCCTCAATCCGGCAAgaagaacaacagcaacagcaacagctcgCGAGGCAAACAGCGATATAATACGAATAAATTCGAAAACGATGCGGAGCTCAAGGATTACAAGAGCAAGATCAAGAACAAATACAATATCGATTATGATCATTCTTTGGATGAAGAATATGAAATAATCGAGGCCATCGAATGA
- the LOC6737224 gene encoding ATP-dependent DNA helicase Q4 encodes MDDSVFKLKYQKYKLRVKVWERDFKKKNGRVPSKYDIRDASQEIRDSYKMYYKLKTSFLEETLNDVLSEDGYDILEMSQASDLGVSMLDQDVSLNEGPQLPLDISALVGPQSSGNLEEIPQSAEGSFSNLNDLPNRQVLTNLVNRDENHVIRKFEAVEELPINQNAWGMNVSKKPPAPPQPVEASKSTPVLGKQPKAGASLKPSLSAKLFQSSRGFAKRNPRKPLSRSVSTSSSTTSLSSVPTDHHVELVDFETILIRKAQEYKEKQQAIANNPMLANEHSKESIKTVVDDGWLQRNTKENTLEEEVPFAEANNNSGPSKKTNFGLANLDLSKLKPTLKEEQVLQAKPEQMAITQELQTDMNSNMNQKPSHLNHTPSATSQESAVPKNKPRPFEQETDSDSDSVVAESEEEQEPQEYRQLSKRRKIVSTASGAVEVAAPVEIPNKVEPETETFERENPDFSADEDQDATYVPEIKKNNKAKRKQAAGKQKTAKPKAEPKPKAEKKVRVKAEKKPKAEKKPRNSKKAIAVEPAPDPEENEHQPLNPEDLKYVLALEAGDITSVPRINVQDLEEADATAQRYIRTFATGPNPGSSEGSNIRVDEKRAAARKKLEERIAAGKLNENFVTINIQKKKFVRGKKSVNFSKYKKQQWRHKKRVAALSGPDMDMGGCDGGVLTCFQCGGVGHFAQQCKVKGDNLLPLSAQLEEDPSPFPTLAEAQEMASQGAVVAHSRNISRLPQAANAAILQGDELNESEEDDQESSGDEEGQQHPDPNWSSDEMDVDFEALDAAVEASLSQPVSQEKAASPIKTYVGHKIPEEFLKQAGLDTTASSSNRSQHGGVKPLYDLLPDGSVQDTTPEVLEALHMFGHTNFRKGQDRAIMRTLSGLSSLVTLSTGSGKSLCYQLPAYLYSRKVGAITLVISPLVSLMEDQVTGVPHFLRAHCLHTNQTAPQRMKIQQMIANGEIDILLVSPEAVVAGERATGFGAILRQLPPIAFACIDEAHCVSQWSHNFRPSYLMICKVLRKNLGVRTVLGLTATATLPTRVSIINHLGIADGERGVISDIPLPDNLVLSVSKDENRDAALLQLLNSERFEPCQSIIIYCTRRDECERIAGFIRTCVQDRREPTQDQTKKRKRVNWQAEPYHAGMPASRRRTVQKAFMSNELRIVVATIAFGMGINKPDIRAVIHYNMPRNFESYVQEIGRAGRDGLPSHCHLFLDAKGGDQSELRRHVYSNSIDRHVIRKLLQKIFVPCSCDKEASKRTALPVPLEGDGPRVHMCPGHEIGFSVEKTVEMLDIPAENISTLLCYMELDPRWCISVLSSAYVMAKVISYGGPKYLKHAAKECPPLAMAIALQIRDKTFKEDSNIIEFSVTDIAAGIGWNSGVVKYQLKDLEWVKVNGYPKRSPITVSFYDLGFRIKVPGDFTEPEIDNALDTLYTRSVKQERTQLIQLQYVAHGLAAVAYSSCGQCCNADFPQDRGEQLKAIVRNYFANDYPQDLELEIEPSNVPDENIIDDVHALINMYPDNTFSGRNIARIFHGIMSPNYPAVIWGRCKFWRAHVKVDFNRILQLANMAIIKRRT; translated from the exons ATGGACGATTCGGTGTTCAAGCTGAAATACCAAAAGTACAAGTTGCGCGTCAAGGTGTGGGAGAGGGACTTCAAGAAGAAGAATGGCCGTGTTCCATCGAAG TATGATATAAGGGATGCCAGTCAGGAGATTCGCGACTCATACAAAATGTACTACAAGCTGAAGACATCCTTTCTGGAAGAGACGCTGAACGATGTTCTCAGCGAAGATGGATACGATATTCTGGAGATGTCGCAGGCCAGTGATTTGGGTGTCAGCATGCTGGACCAGGACGTCAGCCTTAATGAAGGTCCCCAGCTACCGCTGGATATATCTGCGCTGGTGGGGCCACAGAGCTCTGGTAACCTGGAGGAAATTCCACAATCGGCGGAGGGCTCGTTCTCAAATCTCAACGACCTGCCCAATCGTCAAGTACTCACCAATCTGGTCAATCGCGATGAAAACCATGTCATTCGCAAGTTCGAGGCGGTGGAGGAGCTCCCAATCAACCAAAATGCCTGGGGCATGAATGTGAGTAAGAAGCCACCAGCTCCACCACAGCCAGTAGAGGCCTCCAAATCCACTCCGGTACTCGGAAAGCAACCTAAAGCGGGCGCTAGCCTTAAGCCCAGCTTGAGTGCCAAGTTATTCCAATCTTCTCGCGGATTTGCTAAACGGAACCCCCGAAAGCCGCTTTCCCGTTCTGTCAGCACCTCTAGTTCCACCACATCACTTAGTTCAGTTCCTACTGATCATCACGTGGAACTGGTCGACTTTGAGACCATACTCATACGCAAAGCCCAGGAGTACAAGGAGAAGCAGCAAGCCATAGCTAACAATCCAATGCTGGCCAATGAGCACAGCAAGGAAAGTATCAAAACAGTGGTGGACGACGGCTGGCTCCAACGGAATACAAAGGAAAACACTCTTGAGGAAGAAGTGCCCTTTGCGGAAGCAAATAATAACAGTGGTCCGTCCAAGAAAACAAACTTTGGCCTGGCCAATCTTGATTTAAGTAAACTAAAACCCACTCTTAAGGAGGAACAAGTGTTGCAGGCAAAGCCCGAACAAATGGCAATCACACAGGAGCTGCAAACAGATATGAATTCTAACATGAACCAAAAACCATCTCATCTTAATCACACACCTTCTGCAACCAGCCAAGAATCCGCCGTTCCTAAAAATAAACCTCGACCTTTCGAGCAGGAAACCGATTCGGATTCCGACTCTGTTGTGGCTGAGAGTGAAGAAGAGCAGGAACCACAGGAGTATCGCCAACTATCAAAACGTCGCAAAATTGTTTCGACAGCATCAGGAGCAGTGGAAGTAGCCGCCCCAGTTGAAATTCCCAACAAAGTCGAACCAGAGACAGAAACATTTGAGCGAGAGAACCCAGATTTCTCTGCCGATGAAGACCAGGACGCTACATATGTaccagaaattaaaaagaataataaGGCAAAGCGTAAGCAAGCCGCCGGAAAACAAAAGACCGCTAAGCCTAAAGCGGaaccaaaaccgaaagctGAAAAGAAAGTCAGAGTCAAGGCCGAAAAGAAACCCAAGGCGGAGAAAAAGCCCAGGAACTCTAAAAAAGCCATTGCTGTCGAGCCGGCTCCTGATCCAGAAGAGAATGAGCACCAGCCATTGAATCCAGAAGATCTGAAATACGTGTTGGCCTTGGAGGCGGGAGATATTACCTCTGTTCCCCGCATTAATGTCCAGGATCTAGAAGAAGCTGATGCTACCGCCCAGCGCTATATTAGAACCTTCGCCACTGGACCTAACCCAGGATCGTCGGAAGGATCCAACATTCGAGTGGATGAAAAGAGAGCCGCAGCACGAAAGAAGCTGGAGGAACGCATAGCAGCTGGTAAATTAAACGAGAACTTTGTGACCATAAAcattcaaaagaaaaaattcgTGCGGGGCAAAAAGTCCGTGAACTTCAGCAAGTACAAGAAGCAACAGTGGCGGCATAAGAAACGAGTGGCTGCCTTGAGTGGGCCGGACATGGATATGGGAGGCTGTGATGGCGGAGTGCTCACGTGCTTCCAGTGCGGCGGAGTCGGACATTTCGCTCAGCAGTGCAAGGTGAAGGGAGACAACTTGTTGCCACTTTCGGCACAGCTGGAAGAGGATCCCTCGCCGTTTCCCACGCTTGCCGAGGCTCAGGAAATGGCCAGTCAGGGAGCTGTGGTGGCACACAGTCGCAACATCTCACGGCTGCCCCAGGCGGCCAATGCAGCCATCCTGCAAGGCGATGAGTTGAATGAGTCAGAGGAAGATGACCAAGAAAGCAGCGGAGATGAGGAGGGACAGCAGCATCCAGACCCGAATTGGTCTAGCGATGAAATGGACGTCGATTTCGAGGCCCTGGATGCGGCCGTCGAAGCTTCTCTAAGCCAGCCGGTCTCGCAAGAGAAAGCAGCTTCACCTATTAAGACATACGTCGGACACAAGATTCCGGAGGAGTTCCTCAAGCAGGCTGGACTGGACACCACCGCCTCTAGTTCGAATCGCAGCCAGCACGGTGGTGTGAAGCCCCTATACGATCTCCTTCCGGATGGCAGTGTCCAAGACACGACACCAGAGGTCCTGGAGGCACTCCATATGTTCGGACACACCAACTTCAGGAAAGGTCAAGATCGCGCCATCATGCGCACTCTTTCCGGACTATCATCGCTAGTTACACTTAGCACGGGCAGCGGCAAGTCTTTGTGCTACCAATTGCCCGCCTATTTGTATAGCCGTAAAGTGGGAGCTATTACGCTAGTCATCTCGCCATTGGTGTCGCTTATGGAGGATCAGGTGACCGGCGTGCCGCACTTTCTGCGAGCTCACTGCCTGCACACCAATCAGACCGCGCCGCAGCGTATGAAAATTCAGCAGATGATTGCCAATGGGGAGATTGACATTCTTCTTGTCTCTCCGGAGGCGGTTGTCGCCGGGGAACGAGCCACAGGATTTGGTGCTATTCTTCGCCAGCTGCCGCCCATTGCATTCGCTTGTATTGATGAGGCGCATTGCGTGTCTCAGTGGAGTCACAACTTTCGACCCAGCTACCTAATGATTTGCAAGGTGTTGAGAAAGAATCTCGGTGTGCGCACAGTGCTCGGGCTAACAGCCACGGCAACTTTGCCAACACGAGTTAGCATCATAAATCACCTTGGCATAGCGGATGGAGAACGTGGTGTTATTAGTGACATCCCACTGCCTGACAATCTAGTGCTGTCCGTCTCCAAGGATGAGAACCGAGATGCAGCGCTGCTCCAACTGCTCAATAGCGAACG CTTCGAGCCCTGCCAGTCCATCATTATCTATTGTACGCGTCGTGATGAGTGTGAGCGAATCGCTGGGTTTATTAGAACGTGTGTGCAGGACCGCAGGGAACCAACTCAGGATCAGACGAAGAAACGCAAACGTGTGAATTGGCAGGCGGAGCCCTATCACGCTGGAATGCCCGCTTCCAGGCGACGAACCGTTCAGAAGGCCTTCATGAGCAATGAGCTACGCATTGTGGTGGCCACCATCGCCTTTGGTATGGGCATCAATAAGCCGGACATACGCGCGGTAATCCACTATAATATGCCAAGAAACTTTGAGAGCTATGTGCAGGAAATTGGTCGAGCAGGACGCGACGGGCTGCCTTCCCACTGTCACCTCTTCTTGGATGCAAAGGGTGGCGACCAGAGTGAACTGCGTCGGCATGTGTATTCTAACTCAATTGATCGGCATGTCATCCGTAAGCTGCTGCAAAAGATCTTCGTGCCATGTAGCTGTGACAAGGAGGCTTCCAAGAGGACAGCCCTCCCGGTTCCTCTTGAAGGTGATGGTCCCAGAGTGCATATGTGTCCGGGTCACGAGATTGGCTTCTCCGTGGAGAAAACCGTTGAGATGCTGGACATCCCGGCGGAGAACATATCCACGTTGCTCTGCTACATGGAGCTTGATCCCCGGTGGTGCATCAGTGTGCTCAGCTCAGCATATGTGATGGCTAAGGTAATCTCGTATGGTGGGCCCAAGTACTTGAA GCATGCTGCAAAGGAATGTCCACCATTGGCCATGGCTATTGCTTTGCAGATTAGGGATAAGACTTTCAAGGAGGACTCTAACATCATAGAATTTTCTGTCACAGATATCGCGGCAGGAATTGGCTGGAACAGTGGTGTGGTCAAGTACCAACTGAAGGATCTGGAGTGGGTAAAAG TAAATGGGTATCCCAAGCGATCGCCCATCACGGTGAGCTTCTATGATTTGGGATTCCGCATCAAGGTGCCGGGCGACTTTACCGAACCAGAGATCGACAACGCTCTGGACACTCTCTATACCCGATCCGTGAAACAGGAGCGTACGCAGCTCATCCAGCTGCAATATGTGGCCCATGGATTGGCTGCTGTGGCCTACAGCTCTTGCGGCCAGTGCTGCAATGCGGATTTTCCGCAGGATCGGGGCGAGCAGCTAAAGGCTATCGTGCGCAACTACTTTGCCAATGACTACCCACAGGATCTGGAGCTGGAAATAGAG CCAAGTAACGTGCCGGATGAGAACATCATAGACGACGTTCATGCCCTAATAAACATGTACCCGGACAATACATTTAGCGGACGAAATATTGCGCGCATCTTTCACGGCATCATGAGCCCGAACTATCCAGCTGTCATCTGGGGACGCTGTAAGTTCTGGCGTGCCCACGTCAAAGTGGATTTCAATCGCATCCTGCAATTGGCCAACATGGCTATTATAAAGAGGCGTACGTGA
- the LOC6737225 gene encoding glycylpeptide N-tetradecanoyltransferase: MPNENAEDLSGQELKQKAKEVADASEAMLEKVVAGLNIQDTASTNSAGNEDAEQPDGAKNEASVSANASKQALLQAVSDAMASTRQMAKKFAFWSTQPVTKLDEQVTTNECIEPNKEISEIRALPYTLPGGFKWVTLDLNDANDLKELYTLLNENYVEDDDAMFRFDYQPEFLKWSLQPPGWKRDWHVGVRVEKSGKLVGFISAIPSKLKSYDKVLKVVDINFLCVHKKLRSKRVAPVLIREITRRVNLTGIFQAAYTAGVVLPTPVATCRYWHRSLNPKKLVDVRFSHLARNMTMQRTMKLYKLPDQPKTKGYRRITAKDMDKAHKLLEDYLKRFQLSPVFSKEEFRHWFTPKEGIIDCFVVADEKGNITDLTSYYCLPSSVMHHPVHKTVRAAYSFYNVSTKTPWLDLMNDALISARNVQMDVYNALDLMENKKYFAPLKFGAGDGNLQYYLYNWRCPSMQPEDIALILM, translated from the exons ATGCCGAACGAGAACGCAGAGGACCTTTCGGGTCAAGAGCTAAAGCAGAAGGCGAAGGAGGTGGCCGACGCATCGGAGGCAATGCTCGAGAAGGTTGTTGCCGGCTTAAATATCCAGGACACGGCATCGACGAATTCAGCAGGAAACGAGGATGCGGAGCAGCCTGATGGTGCCAAGAATGAGGCTTCAGTGTCTGCGAATGCAA GCAAACAAGCCTTGCTACAAGCCGTTTCCGATGCTATGGCCAGCACCCGTCAGATGGCCAAGAAGTTTGCATTTTGGTCCACACAACCAGTCACCAAGCTGGACGAGCAGGTGACCACCAACGAATGCATTGAACCGAACAAGGAAATTAGTGAGATTAGAGCATTGCCATACACTCTGCCAGGCGGCTTCAAATGGGTAACACTAGACCTGAACGACGCCAATGATCTCAAGGAGCTGTACACGCTGCTCAACGAGAACTATGTGGAGGACGATGATGCCATGTTCCGTTTCGATTACCAGCCCGAGTTTCTCAAGTGGTCGCTGCAGCCACCTGGCTGGAAACGCGATTGGCATGTTGGCGTTCGTGTGGAGAAGTCCGGCAAACTGGTTGGCTTCATCTCAGCCATTCCCAGCAAGCTGAAGTCGTACGACAAGGTGCTAAAGGTTGTGGACATCAACTTCCTATGCGTCCACAAGAAGTTGCGCAGCAAACGAGTGGCTCCAGTCCTGATTCGGGAGATAACGCGTCGCGTCAATCTGACAGGGATATTCCAGGCGGCATATACAGCTGGAGTTGTGTTGCCCACGCCGGTGGCCACCTGTCGCTATTGGCATCGATCGCTCAATCCCAAGAAGCTGGTAGACGTGCGTTTCTCGCATCTCGCACGCAACATGACCATGCAGCGGACAATGAAGCTGTACAAGCTGCCCGATCAGCCCAAGACAAAGGGCTACCGCCGGATCACGGCGAAGGACATGGACAAGGCCCACAAGCTTTTGGAGGACTACCTAAAGCGCTTTCAGCTGAGCCCGGTGTTCAGCAAGGAAGAGTTTCGTCATTGGTTTACGCCCAAAGAAGGTATTATCGATTGCTTCGTGGTTGCCGACGAAAAGGGCAACATCACTGATCTGACTAGCTACTACTGCCTGCCATCGTCCGTGATGCACCATCCGGTGCATAAGACCGTTCGTGCCGCATATTCGTTCTATAATGTGTCTACAAAGACCCCTTGGCTGGACCTGATGAACGATGCACTGATCTCGGCCCGGAATGTCCAGATGGACGTGTACAATGCCCTCGACCTTATGGAGAACAAGAAGTACTTTGCGCCGCTAAAGTTCGGCGCCGGGGATGGAAACCTGCAGTACTACCTCTACAATTGGCGCTGTCCATCGATGCAGCCTGAGGATATTGCCCTGATACTCATGTAG
- the LOC6737226 gene encoding probable G-protein coupled receptor Mth-like 7, with product MKLPSEIFCTILLLIFADNSKADIPGCNYFDTVDISNIERQNDSYLYDDILIPASLTGYYEFRDFGDGSIRPIKRHLRACVCSVRPCIRICCPAKNFLPNGKCEDGLKEELARFEPYIYLTSMDGQKRVPLTDMAIIRDEFWDCDEMIFISDFNYFLEQDGTFWVTVDRFMEKQDYCLYRHNFDSDFPKSMWIIRHRCTTYVSPGSLEILIVTLICFVLTIAVYLYTKKLRNVTGKCIICCIFSRFIQCLIMVLDHFKLLNAICSPAGYSSYFFRMAANLWLSVISYHMWKVLTSLNRAENSYRFLRYNAFVWSTAAIMTGSIYLVNHIWENDPSQWNWLPLVGFIRCSVKDWHPSIWIYISGPSLVLSTFNVTMFTLTTIYIWKVKGEVKKFTNEEEGRIGCINFDSQTYLQFLRLSIVMGLTWIFNVIPASARLHIFWEWVGIISEYFHSAFGIVIFVLLVLKRSTWTLLMDS from the exons ATGAAGCTTCCTTCGGAGATTTTCTGTACAAttctgcttttaatttttgcggACAATTCAAAGGCAGATATTCCCGGCTGCAACTACTTCGACACGGTCGATATCTCAAACATTGAAAGACAAAACGATTCGTATTTATATGATGATATCCTAATTCCTGCCAGCTTAACTGGATACTACGAATTCAGGGACTTTGGGGACGGATCGATTAGGCCGATTAAAAGGCATTTAAGGGCCTGTGTTTGCAGCGTGCGGCCCTGTATACGAATCTGCTGCCCAGCCAAGAATTTTTTGCCCAACGGAAAATGCGAGGATGGTCTCAAAGAGGAGCTCGCCCGGTTCGAACCCTATATATACCTCACATCCATGGACGGACAGAAACGAGTACCACTCACCGATATGGCTATTATCAGAGATGAGTTCTGGGATTGTGATGAAATGATTTTCATCAGCGACTTCAACTATTTCTTAGAACAG GATGGAACATTTTGGGTTACCGTTGACCGTTTCATGGAAAAACAGGACTACTGTTTGTACCGGCACAACTTTGATTCGGATTTTCCAAAGTCCATGTGGATAATACGACACCGCTGCACAACCTACGTATCACCAGGATCCTTGGAGa TTCTAATTGTTACATTAATATGCTTTGTTCTAACAATCGCCGTATATCTGTACACTAAGAAGCTGCGAAATGTGACTGGCAAGTGCATTATATGCTGTATATTTTCGAGGTTTATCCAGTGCTTGATCATGGTACTAGATCATTTTAAACTATTGAATGCCATCTGCTCTCCAGCTG GTTACAGCTCGTACTTTTTCCGGATGGCTGCCAATCTCTGGCTCTCTGTCATCAGCTACCATATGTGGAAAGTCTTGACGTCACTCAATAGAGCTGAAAATTCCTATCGGTTCCTGCGGTACAACGCCTTCGTCTGGAGCACAGCCGCTATCATGACGGGAAGTATTTATCTGGTTAATCATATTTGGGAAAACGATCCCAGTCAATGGAACTGGTTGCCTCTGGTCGGTTTTATTCGATGCTCGGTCAAAG ATTGGCACCCATCCATCTGGATCTATATAAGTGGACCGTCGCTGGTCCTGAGTACTTTCAATGTCACCATGTTCACCCTGACAACCATTTACATTTGGAAAGTGAAGGGGGAAGTAAAGAAGTTCACAAATGAGGAGGAGGGAAGGATTGGTTGCATCAACTTCGACAGCCAGAC TTACCTACAGTTCCTGCGCCTCTCCATCGTGATGGGCCTTACTTGGATATTTAATGTCATTCCGGCTTCTGCACGACTCCACATCTTCTGGGAATGGGTCGGGATAATATCCGAGTATTTTCACAGCGCGTTTGGAATTGTCATTTTCGTTCTGCTCGTCCTGAAGCGCAGCACATGGACTCTACTGATGGATTCTTAG
- the LOC6737227 gene encoding UDP-glucuronic acid decarboxylase 1, whose protein sequence is MTATKKRLKIVAAISLLLLLLVYLYRMASFCPSGKAVLSVPGGEEVQAKWPPTESPLQRSLQMAYEEQSSLIREQKAELQRTREHLARLEEQVRSLQTSTPRKYPKVKYLNYKNRKRILITGGAGFVGSHLVDDLMVQGHEVIVVDNFFTGRKRNVEHWLGHENFELIHHDIVNPLFIEIDEIYHLASPASPPHYMYNPVKTIKTNTMGTINVLGLAKRVMAKVLIASTSEVYGDPTVHPQPETYWGHVNPIGPRACYDEGKRVSETLSYAYAKQEKVQVRVARIFNTYGPRMHMNDGRVVSNFILQALRNETITVYGNGKQTRSFQYVSDLVDGMIALMASNYTQPVNLGNPVEQTIGEFAEIIKQLVGGPSVIKQSKAMEDDPQRRKPDITRARQLLHWEPKVPLETGLQRTISYFRNELARSDRFQESSNKYFDTHTP, encoded by the exons ATGACTGCCACCAAGAAGCGCCTGAAGATCGTAGCAGCCATctcgctgctcctcctgctcctggtctACCTTTACCGAATGGCCAGCTTCTGCCCAAGCGGAAAGGCCGTCCTTTCCGTTCCCGGCGGCGAGGAGGTTCAGGCCAAATGGCCGCCCACGGAGAGTCCGCTACAAAGGAGCCTTCAGATGGCGTACGAGGAGCAGAGCTCTCTTATTCGAGAACAAAAGGCCGAACTCCAGCGCACAAGGGAGCATTTGGCCAGATTGGAGGAACAAGTTCGTAGCCTCCAGACCAGCACACCGCGCAAGTATCCGAAGGTTAAATACCTGAACTATAAGAATCGCAAACGCATACTAATTACCGGAGGAGCTGGCTTCGTGGGCTCCCACTTGGTCGACGATCTGATGGTCCAGGGGCACGAGGTCATCGTGGTGGACAATTTCTTTACGGGACGCAAGCGAAATGTCGAGCACTGGCTGGGGCACGAGAACTTCGAGCTCATCCACCACGACATAGTGAATCCGCTTTTCATCGAGATCGATGAGATCTACCACTTGGCATCGCCAGCCTCGCCACCGCACTACATGTACAATCCGGTGAAGACCATCAAGACCAACACCATGGGCACCATTAATGTACTGG GTCTGGCCAAGCGCGTTATGGCCAAGGTTTTGATAGCCAGCACTTCCGAAGTGTACGGCGATCCCACGGTGCATCCTCAGCCGGAAACTTACTGGGGCCATGTAAACCCTATTGGACCGAGGGCCTGTTATGACGAGGGAAAGCGTGTCTCCGAGACGCTGAGCTATGCGTATGCCAAGCAG GAGAAGGTGCAAGTGCGAGTGGCGCGCATCTTTAACACTTATGGACCCAGGATGCATATGAACGATGGACGAGTAGTGTCGAACTTTATACTTCAGGCGCTGAGGAATGAAACCATTACGGTGTATGGAAATGGTAAACAAACTCGCTCCTTTCAGTATGTTTCGGATCTGGTGGACGGAATGATAGCCCTAATGGCATCAAACTACACACAACCGGTGAATTTAGGCAATCCCGTGGAGCAGACAATCGGCGAATTTGCGGAGATCATCAAGCAACTGGTCGGCGGGCCCAGTGTGATAAAGCAATCGAAGGCGATGGAAGATGATCCGCAGCGCAGAAAACCGGACATAACTCGAGCCCGCCAGTTGCTCCACTGGGAGCCAAAGGTTCCCCTAGAGACTGGACTCCAGCGAACAATCTCCTACTTCCGCAACGAATTGGCGCGTAGCGATCGCTTTCAGGAAAGCTCCAACAAGTACTTTGATACACATACACCGTAA